The Prevotella sp. E9-3 genome has a window encoding:
- a CDS encoding family 78 glycoside hydrolase catalytic domain produces the protein MAQTSIYDLRCENLHSPLGIDNTHPHFSWKLSSTENGNHQTAYEVQVATSVESLTNGSPDLWASGRVESDQSVMVDYEGKSLVSRDLCYWRVRVWDAQGEASDWSSVERFSIGILNNELAGSYIGAKEEYEAKAPLVRKMLQIDTEGMVFVHVNSLGYHELYVNGQKATDHVLQPAVSQLDKRSLIVTYDVTPYIHSGSNDIVIWLGKGWYKHTVFKTQYDGPVVKAEIDQLGSDGWRTIASTGADWQVSASGYYDTGRWDGLGFGGELIDGAKNPHTLTTAELDERDWHRPCVAEIMGIAATPQMFGGNRIGETVQPVSVTLQSDGSWMVDMGKVFTGWLKVSFPNMKMGDGFRVEYTDHIMPGEGFQSQGEKDEYSSSGIPEHDVFLNKFHHHVIRYARITPFEEALGEEALARGVSLRAPVTQKPEVAGFSITGTEEETSTFSCNDEDINQIHDMIHRTVENLTFSGYMVDCPHLERQGYGGDGNASIMTLQTMYNTADTYYNWMQAWSDVMDDNGSLPYVAPAGGGGGGPFWCEFFVKAPWRTFLNYGDKRLLERYYDQARKWMDYVESWSKDHLLTPWPDTQQRIWWLGDWLAPNGVDADSETTKGLVNNCVVSDACQTMMKMASVLGKEDDRQAYEEKANAINRAIRDKYYNRQAHTVGAATPLDMSYALLTGVVPENEREAVVARLLALQKEKYKSHIAVGLVGVPVFTEWATQQRQADMMMTLLKKRDYPGYLYMIDNNATATWEEWGGSRSHLHNCYNGIGTWFYQALAGLIPDETQPGYKHFFIDPQCPDGITHVKMSKPTPFGPVVIEWTKEKEAASISYRIDVPVGATATLVGRHDGMTENMLLQSGHHEVNLPFDTSIHEQKQTYRLNTRLYNIVGQQVDSQFKGIVINNGRKEIRK, from the coding sequence ATGGCTCAGACGAGTATCTATGACTTGAGGTGCGAGAACCTTCACAGTCCGCTGGGCATCGACAACACCCATCCGCATTTTTCCTGGAAACTGAGCAGTACTGAAAACGGCAACCATCAGACAGCCTACGAGGTTCAGGTGGCCACATCGGTTGAGAGCCTGACAAACGGGAGTCCAGACCTGTGGGCATCGGGCAGGGTAGAGTCTGATCAAAGTGTGATGGTAGATTACGAAGGAAAGAGTCTGGTCTCACGCGACCTTTGCTACTGGCGGGTGCGCGTTTGGGATGCCCAGGGCGAGGCATCCGACTGGAGTAGTGTGGAGCGGTTCAGTATTGGCATCCTGAACAATGAACTTGCTGGCAGTTATATCGGTGCCAAAGAAGAATATGAGGCGAAAGCGCCGCTGGTGAGAAAGATGTTGCAGATAGACACCGAGGGGATGGTGTTTGTACACGTCAACTCGCTAGGCTATCATGAGTTGTATGTCAACGGACAGAAAGCCACCGACCATGTGCTGCAACCTGCCGTATCGCAATTGGACAAACGCTCGCTGATTGTAACCTATGATGTGACACCCTATATTCACTCGGGAAGCAACGATATTGTTATCTGGCTGGGAAAAGGATGGTATAAGCACACGGTGTTCAAAACCCAGTATGACGGTCCGGTGGTGAAAGCCGAGATAGATCAGTTGGGTAGCGACGGCTGGAGGACGATAGCCAGTACCGGCGCTGACTGGCAGGTATCGGCCAGTGGCTATTATGATACAGGTCGCTGGGACGGACTGGGTTTTGGAGGCGAACTGATAGACGGAGCGAAAAATCCACACACCCTGACAACGGCCGAACTGGATGAGCGCGACTGGCACCGTCCCTGTGTGGCCGAGATCATGGGTATTGCGGCTACGCCTCAGATGTTTGGTGGCAACAGGATTGGAGAAACCGTCCAGCCGGTGAGCGTGACACTGCAGAGCGACGGCTCGTGGATGGTAGATATGGGAAAGGTGTTTACAGGGTGGTTGAAGGTATCGTTTCCAAACATGAAAATGGGTGATGGCTTCAGGGTGGAATATACCGACCACATTATGCCAGGCGAAGGTTTTCAGTCGCAGGGCGAAAAGGATGAATATAGCAGTAGCGGCATTCCCGAACATGATGTATTCCTAAATAAGTTTCACCATCATGTTATACGCTATGCCCGTATCACTCCCTTTGAAGAGGCTTTGGGCGAGGAAGCTCTGGCAAGAGGCGTTTCGCTGAGGGCGCCCGTTACGCAAAAACCTGAAGTAGCAGGATTTTCCATCACCGGTACAGAAGAGGAGACATCGACTTTCTCCTGCAATGACGAAGACATCAACCAGATACACGACATGATACACCGTACGGTAGAGAATCTCACCTTCAGCGGCTATATGGTGGACTGTCCGCATCTGGAGCGACAGGGCTATGGCGGTGACGGCAATGCCTCGATCATGACGCTGCAGACCATGTATAACACCGCCGACACGTACTATAACTGGATGCAGGCATGGAGCGACGTGATGGACGATAACGGCAGTCTGCCCTATGTGGCTCCGGCCGGTGGAGGCGGCGGTGGTCCGTTCTGGTGCGAGTTCTTTGTCAAGGCACCATGGCGCACCTTTCTGAACTATGGCGACAAACGCCTGCTGGAACGCTATTATGACCAGGCCAGGAAATGGATGGATTATGTGGAGTCATGGTCGAAGGATCATCTGCTCACTCCCTGGCCCGACACCCAACAGCGTATCTGGTGGCTGGGCGACTGGCTGGCTCCAAACGGGGTGGATGCCGACAGCGAGACTACCAAAGGACTGGTGAACAACTGTGTGGTGAGCGATGCCTGTCAGACCATGATGAAAATGGCCAGCGTATTGGGTAAGGAGGATGACCGACAGGCGTATGAAGAGAAGGCAAACGCCATTAACCGTGCCATCCGTGACAAATACTACAACCGGCAAGCACACACCGTAGGAGCCGCAACTCCACTGGATATGTCGTATGCCCTGCTGACGGGTGTCGTTCCGGAGAATGAACGTGAGGCTGTCGTGGCCAGACTGCTGGCGTTGCAAAAAGAGAAATACAAGAGCCATATAGCCGTAGGACTTGTGGGCGTGCCGGTGTTCACCGAATGGGCTACACAACAGCGACAGGCCGACATGATGATGACCCTGCTGAAAAAACGAGACTATCCAGGCTATCTCTACATGATAGACAATAACGCCACTGCCACCTGGGAAGAGTGGGGAGGGTCGCGCTCGCATCTGCACAACTGCTACAACGGCATAGGCACTTGGTTCTATCAGGCACTGGCAGGACTGATTCCCGATGAGACACAACCGGGCTATAAGCATTTCTTTATTGACCCGCAATGCCCCGACGGAATCACTCATGTGAAAATGTCAAAGCCTACCCCCTTTGGCCCCGTCGTAATAGAATGGACAAAAGAAAAGGAGGCCGCAAGCATCAGCTATCGTATCGACGTGCCCGTTGGCGCTACGGCTACACTCGTAGGCAGACATGACGGAATGACCGAGAACATGCTGCTGCAGTCGGGGCATCATGAGGTGAACTTGCCTTTCGATACAAGTATTCACGAACAGAAACAAACGTACAGACTGAATACACGCCTGTACAACATTGTCGGACAACAGGTGGACTCTCAATTCAAAGGGATAGTGATTAATAACGGAAGAAAGGAAATCAGAAAATGA
- a CDS encoding alpha-L-arabinofuranosidase C-terminal domain-containing protein: protein MNAPKGGKAISDQLIGIFFEDISSSADGGLFAELLQNGSFEFNANEHDGWGPSTAWKIARPGHSLGFVRPTTTGIPAFQSYTHPYISNTEMLLHVERVKEYYDYKGWKGFGLQNDGFGGIVLKAGAKYDFSMRMINIGEAKQVRVALVEPQGWGKDPKLLADTIFDLAAKKMPEGRENRLRFHSSWTEYKATLTPSEDCTKAALQILMLNEGDVRLDDVSLMPQDTYKGHGLRKDLVQALADLHPKFMRFPGGCVVHGGGDGFWNTYRWKQTIGPRHQRQQMKNTWGYHQSMGLGYYEYFLLCEDLQMEPLPILPCGVSCQGAGGGWGMRHQAQDVVPMNQMDEWVQDALDLIEWANGDPATSAWAKKRAEAGHPAPFNLKYLGIGNEERISPEFAERFKYMYEKVTAAHPEIIIVGTAGPGSHPGNGDFENGWKLAEEIGMPIIDEHYYEKHDYFLNSRQYDKYPRDRKTKVYLGEYAAKDKKLIDALAEALYLLHVERNGDVVCMTSYAPLFAKKDATNWNPDLIYFDNERLYLTCSYYVQQMFGQSSGQYYYGDCVRFEGDEPDVCQPVDKSRYGQSVVLNVKTRRLYVKLCNAGDQPVEARLNLSRFPLKKTATKTVLTGAPDAENNYEAQPVVPQTTTVKAQKKATLTVAPYSFVMLEYQL from the coding sequence ATGAACGCTCCGAAAGGCGGCAAAGCCATCAGCGACCAGCTGATAGGCATTTTCTTTGAAGATATCTCATCGAGTGCCGACGGCGGCCTGTTTGCCGAACTGCTACAGAACGGCTCGTTCGAGTTCAATGCCAACGAGCACGACGGCTGGGGCCCTTCCACAGCGTGGAAGATTGCACGCCCAGGCCATTCACTCGGCTTCGTCCGCCCCACCACAACGGGCATACCGGCATTCCAAAGCTATACCCATCCTTATATCTCCAACACCGAAATGCTGCTGCATGTGGAGCGCGTCAAGGAGTATTACGACTACAAAGGCTGGAAAGGATTCGGTCTGCAGAACGACGGTTTCGGCGGCATCGTACTGAAGGCTGGTGCCAAGTACGATTTCTCCATGCGCATGATTAATATCGGCGAAGCCAAACAGGTGCGTGTAGCACTGGTAGAGCCGCAGGGATGGGGCAAAGACCCTAAACTGCTGGCCGACACCATCTTCGACCTCGCTGCCAAGAAGATGCCCGAAGGCAGAGAAAACAGACTGCGTTTCCATTCCTCATGGACTGAATACAAGGCTACCCTCACTCCCAGTGAGGACTGCACGAAAGCAGCCCTTCAGATTCTGATGCTCAACGAGGGTGATGTGCGCCTCGACGACGTGTCACTCATGCCGCAGGACACCTATAAGGGTCACGGTTTGCGCAAGGACCTCGTTCAAGCCTTGGCCGACCTTCATCCAAAGTTCATGCGCTTCCCCGGCGGATGCGTGGTACATGGCGGCGGTGACGGTTTTTGGAACACCTATCGCTGGAAACAGACCATCGGTCCGCGCCACCAGCGCCAGCAGATGAAGAACACGTGGGGCTACCATCAGTCCATGGGTCTCGGCTACTATGAGTATTTCCTGTTGTGCGAAGACCTGCAGATGGAGCCGCTGCCCATCCTTCCCTGTGGTGTGAGCTGTCAGGGTGCCGGTGGCGGTTGGGGCATGCGCCATCAGGCACAGGACGTGGTTCCCATGAACCAGATGGACGAATGGGTACAGGATGCCCTCGACCTTATTGAGTGGGCCAATGGCGATCCCGCCACATCGGCATGGGCGAAGAAGCGTGCCGAGGCTGGTCATCCCGCTCCCTTCAACCTGAAATACTTAGGTATTGGCAATGAGGAGCGCATCTCGCCCGAGTTTGCTGAGCGATTCAAGTATATGTATGAGAAGGTGACGGCCGCCCACCCCGAGATTATCATCGTGGGTACTGCCGGTCCTGGCTCTCATCCCGGCAACGGCGATTTTGAAAACGGTTGGAAACTGGCTGAGGAAATTGGCATGCCCATCATCGACGAGCATTACTACGAGAAACATGACTATTTCCTCAATTCCCGCCAGTACGACAAGTATCCACGCGACCGCAAGACGAAGGTCTATCTGGGTGAGTATGCCGCCAAGGACAAGAAACTCATCGATGCCCTGGCCGAGGCTCTCTACCTGCTCCATGTAGAGCGCAATGGCGATGTGGTGTGCATGACCAGCTATGCGCCCCTCTTTGCCAAGAAGGATGCCACCAACTGGAACCCCGACCTCATCTATTTTGACAATGAGCGTCTCTATCTCACCTGCAGTTACTATGTTCAGCAGATGTTCGGACAGTCGTCGGGACAGTATTACTATGGCGACTGCGTCCGTTTCGAGGGCGACGAGCCCGACGTCTGCCAGCCTGTTGACAAGAGCCGCTACGGCCAGTCGGTGGTACTGAACGTGAAGACGCGCCGCCTTTATGTGAAACTCTGCAATGCCGGCGACCAGCCTGTCGAGGCCCGACTGAACCTCAGTCGCTTCCCCTTGAAGAAGACCGCCACGAAGACCGTACTCACGGGTGCTCCCGATGCCGAGAACAACTACGAGGCACAGCCCGTTGTTCCGCAGACCACTACCGTGAAGGCACAGAAGAAGGCGACCCTCACCGTAGCCCCCTATTCGTTCGTGATGCTGGAATATCAGTTGTAA
- the ndk gene encoding nucleoside-diphosphate kinase: METTLVLLKPGCVQRQLIGEVVNRFERRGLRISGMKMMQLSDQILREHYAHLVDKPFFPGLAASMQASPVIALALSGVEAVKVVRAMAGPTNGREAAPGTIRGDYSMSNQQNIVHASDSVENAEIELKRFFRPEELFDYQANAFPFVYGAGEAK, from the coding sequence ATGGAAACAACATTAGTATTGCTGAAACCCGGCTGCGTACAACGCCAGCTGATTGGTGAAGTGGTGAACCGTTTTGAGCGCCGCGGCCTGCGCATCTCAGGCATGAAGATGATGCAACTCAGCGACCAGATTCTTCGCGAGCACTATGCACACTTGGTTGACAAGCCTTTTTTCCCCGGACTGGCTGCCTCTATGCAGGCATCGCCCGTCATTGCCCTGGCCCTCTCGGGTGTAGAAGCCGTGAAGGTGGTACGCGCCATGGCCGGACCCACCAATGGCCGCGAGGCTGCCCCCGGCACCATCCGTGGCGACTATTCAATGAGCAACCAGCAGAACATTGTTCATGCCAGCGACTCGGTAGAGAATGCAGAGATTGAGCTAAAGCGTTTTTTCCGTCCGGAAGAGTTATTCGATTATCAGGCAAATGCCTTTCCGTTCGTCTATGGCGCTGGTGAAGCAAAATAG
- the tyrS gene encoding tyrosine--tRNA ligase, with product MRKNFVEELRWRGMLAQIMPGTEELLQKEMVTAYLGTDPTADSLHIGHLCGIMMLRHLQRCGHKPIILVGGATGMIGDPSGKSQERNLLNEETLRHNQECIKAQVAKFLDFESKEANAAEMVNNYDWMKNFTFLDFAREVGKHITVNYMMAKDSVQQRLNGTARDGLSFTEFTYQLLQGYDFLYLYQHKNCKLQLGGNDQWGNITTGTELIRRTLGHENEAYALTCPLITKADGKKFGKTESGNIWLDPKRTTPYRFYQFWLNVSDDDAEKYIKIFTSLEKDVIDALVEEHKQDPGRRVLQKRLAEEVTIMVHGQAQLDMAIEASNILFGKATKEALEKLDEQTFLDVFDGVEKFEIAKDQLGQPAIELFTTVAPVFPSKGEMRKMVQGGGVSLNKEKLTDQQRPITTDDLIDGKYLLAQKGKKNYYLITVK from the coding sequence ATGAGAAAGAATTTTGTAGAAGAACTGCGTTGGCGCGGAATGCTGGCACAGATCATGCCAGGCACAGAAGAGTTGTTACAGAAAGAGATGGTAACAGCCTATCTGGGTACTGACCCCACAGCCGACTCACTGCACATCGGTCACCTCTGCGGCATCATGATGCTGCGCCACTTGCAGCGTTGCGGTCATAAGCCCATCATCCTCGTTGGCGGTGCCACCGGTATGATTGGCGACCCCTCAGGAAAGTCTCAGGAGCGTAACCTGCTGAACGAAGAAACCCTTCGTCACAATCAGGAGTGCATCAAGGCCCAGGTGGCTAAGTTCCTGGACTTTGAAAGCAAGGAAGCCAATGCTGCCGAGATGGTGAACAACTACGACTGGATGAAGAACTTCACCTTCCTCGACTTCGCCCGCGAGGTGGGTAAGCACATCACCGTCAACTATATGATGGCTAAGGACAGCGTTCAGCAGCGTCTGAACGGTACTGCTCGCGACGGACTGTCATTCACCGAGTTCACCTATCAGTTGTTGCAGGGCTACGACTTCCTCTACCTCTATCAGCATAAGAACTGCAAACTGCAGTTGGGCGGTAACGACCAGTGGGGTAACATCACCACCGGTACCGAGCTGATTCGTCGTACACTGGGTCATGAGAACGAAGCCTATGCACTTACTTGCCCATTGATTACCAAGGCCGACGGCAAGAAGTTCGGTAAGACCGAGAGCGGCAATATCTGGCTCGACCCCAAGCGCACCACTCCTTATCGTTTCTACCAGTTCTGGCTGAACGTGAGCGATGACGATGCTGAGAAATACATCAAGATTTTCACCTCACTTGAAAAGGATGTTATCGATGCCCTTGTTGAGGAGCACAAGCAGGATCCCGGTCGCCGTGTACTGCAGAAGCGCCTCGCCGAAGAGGTTACTATCATGGTACACGGACAGGCTCAGCTCGACATGGCTATCGAGGCTTCAAACATCCTCTTTGGCAAGGCTACCAAGGAAGCACTCGAGAAACTCGACGAGCAGACTTTCCTCGACGTATTCGACGGTGTAGAGAAGTTCGAGATTGCCAAGGACCAGTTAGGTCAGCCCGCCATCGAGCTGTTCACTACCGTAGCTCCCGTATTCCCCTCAAAGGGTGAGATGCGCAAGATGGTACAGGGCGGCGGTGTTTCTCTGAACAAAGAGAAGCTCACCGACCAGCAGCGTCCCATCACCACCGACGACCTCATCGACGGCAAGTATCTTCTGGCCCAGAAAGGTAAGAAGAACTACTATCTGATTACCGTTAAGTAA
- a CDS encoding gluconate 5-dehydrogenase → MTNMFSLEGKNAWITGASYGIGFNIAKAFVAAGAKNIIFNDINEAALERGLANYKEAGIENVKGYVCDVTDENAVKALVEKIHAEVGQIDILVNNAGIIKRIPMHEMKRAEFQQVIDIDLVGPFICSSAVIPEMMERREGKIINICSMMSELGRETVSAYAAAKGGLKMLTRNICSEYGEYNIQCNGIGPGYIATPQTAPLRERQPDGSRHPFDSFICAKTPAGRWLDPSELGGPAVFLASHASDAVNGHILYVDGGILAYIGKQPK, encoded by the coding sequence ATGACAAACATGTTTTCACTTGAGGGAAAGAATGCCTGGATCACAGGTGCTTCCTATGGCATTGGTTTCAACATCGCTAAGGCTTTCGTGGCTGCCGGTGCAAAGAACATCATCTTCAACGACATTAACGAGGCTGCCCTGGAGCGCGGCCTGGCCAACTACAAAGAGGCTGGTATTGAGAATGTAAAGGGCTACGTATGCGACGTGACCGACGAGAATGCTGTGAAGGCTCTCGTTGAGAAGATTCACGCTGAGGTAGGTCAGATTGATATCCTGGTGAACAATGCCGGTATCATCAAGCGCATCCCCATGCACGAGATGAAGCGCGCCGAGTTCCAGCAGGTTATCGATATCGACCTTGTTGGTCCGTTCATCTGCTCTTCTGCCGTTATTCCTGAAATGATGGAGCGCCGCGAGGGTAAGATCATCAACATCTGCTCAATGATGTCTGAGCTGGGTCGTGAGACCGTTTCTGCCTATGCAGCAGCCAAGGGTGGTCTGAAGATGCTCACCCGCAACATCTGCTCTGAGTATGGTGAGTACAACATCCAGTGCAACGGCATTGGCCCGGGCTATATCGCTACTCCTCAGACCGCTCCTCTGCGCGAGCGTCAGCCCGACGGAAGCCGTCATCCGTTCGACAGCTTCATCTGTGCCAAGACACCTGCCGGCCGTTGGCTCGATCCTTCTGAACTGGGTGGTCCTGCTGTATTCCTGGCTTCTCACGCTTCAGATGCCGTAAACGGTCACATACTCTATGTAGATGGCGGTATCCTGGCTTACATTGGCAAGCAGCCTAAGTAA
- the yidD gene encoding membrane protein insertion efficiency factor YidD, with product MKRLWHILCWPLKWMLLLPILFYQHFITPYTGPSCRFTPTCSQYAKEAIQKHGPFKGLALAIWRILRCNPWGGSGYDPVP from the coding sequence ATGAAGCGTCTCTGGCACATACTCTGTTGGCCGTTAAAATGGATGTTGCTGTTGCCGATACTTTTTTATCAGCACTTCATCACCCCCTACACGGGTCCTTCGTGCCGCTTCACCCCCACCTGCTCACAATACGCAAAAGAGGCCATACAAAAACATGGACCGTTCAAAGGATTGGCATTAGCCATTTGGCGCATCCTGCGCTGCAACCCCTGGGGCGGCAGTGGATATGATCCAGTACCATAA
- a CDS encoding Omp28-related outer membrane protein: MRKSLLLLAALVLSATSVFAQFASVPYQFNAPRAAKANTFRAAEAGTVWWGYTPETDQSGWNLLGVQAADTYHCAIFIPGNHAFAGGKTIQAVRFALVAEHATDVKAWIATEAPGAVDETSTARLKSVDNSEIGADGVAEVTFDQPFEIPVDGAYVGYSFTITEATTQNDKYPIIFIAGEDEPNALVIKTDNAVPNWTDMYGNGFGKLYLNVKLSGEFPDNVASPVDFGTHYVELGKETTAKVQVTNGGETAISSLSYTITANGETSAEQTVTLDNPVEFLKSGYFTIPVKADEKSGIVEKTLTITKVNGNANNATSKSANFTVATVSKFVKRGVAVEEYTGTTCGWCPRGLVGMDKMRNEFGEDFIGIGIHRYTSNLNQDAMYISTYNHVSYEGAPSARINRGDLIDPYYGSGNDVFDDFRAALAIPATAGLSVKGEWNADSSEVTATATIEPVIDGTYKIEYVLIADGLTGTTQPWRQHNYYHSAYGQFTSPSQLPADLQFLFSTGQIYDQSYVAYYPVFNDVAIANAKSTQTTAPGELKDGEKVTNSYTLSMPVGTAKKELVSAIDKKKVFVVALLINSEGKIANAAKSTIDGTDNAAGIENTLGTATSGKQQRYALDGRQLNAAQHGLNIIRMADGSVKKVMIK; encoded by the coding sequence ATGAGAAAAAGTTTACTCCTTCTCGCAGCCTTAGTGCTGTCAGCAACAAGTGTGTTTGCACAGTTTGCTTCCGTTCCTTACCAGTTTAACGCCCCCCGTGCCGCCAAGGCCAATACTTTCCGTGCTGCCGAAGCCGGTACTGTTTGGTGGGGTTATACTCCCGAAACCGATCAGTCAGGATGGAACCTGCTTGGTGTTCAAGCTGCCGACACCTACCATTGTGCCATCTTCATTCCTGGCAATCATGCTTTTGCTGGTGGAAAGACTATTCAGGCAGTTCGCTTTGCCTTGGTTGCCGAGCACGCAACAGATGTCAAGGCGTGGATAGCTACAGAGGCTCCCGGTGCTGTTGATGAGACAAGCACCGCTCGGCTGAAGAGTGTAGATAACAGTGAAATTGGTGCAGACGGTGTTGCTGAGGTTACCTTCGACCAGCCTTTTGAAATTCCTGTCGATGGCGCTTATGTAGGCTACAGCTTCACCATCACAGAAGCTACCACCCAGAACGACAAATATCCTATTATCTTCATTGCAGGTGAAGATGAGCCCAATGCACTTGTCATCAAGACCGATAATGCAGTTCCTAACTGGACAGACATGTATGGTAATGGCTTTGGTAAGCTCTACCTGAACGTTAAGCTCAGTGGTGAGTTCCCCGACAATGTAGCAAGTCCTGTAGATTTCGGCACTCACTATGTTGAACTGGGCAAGGAGACCACAGCCAAGGTTCAGGTGACCAACGGTGGTGAGACAGCCATCAGCAGCCTCAGCTATACCATTACTGCCAACGGTGAGACAAGCGCAGAGCAGACTGTTACACTCGACAATCCCGTGGAATTCCTGAAGAGTGGCTACTTCACCATTCCTGTAAAGGCCGATGAAAAATCCGGAATAGTTGAAAAGACCCTTACCATCACTAAGGTGAATGGCAATGCCAACAATGCCACTTCTAAGTCTGCCAACTTCACCGTTGCCACCGTCAGCAAGTTCGTAAAGCGTGGTGTAGCAGTAGAAGAATACACTGGTACAACCTGTGGTTGGTGCCCTCGCGGTCTTGTCGGTATGGATAAGATGCGCAATGAGTTTGGCGAAGACTTCATCGGTATCGGTATCCACCGCTATACCTCAAACCTCAACCAGGATGCTATGTACATCAGCACCTACAACCACGTATCATACGAAGGTGCTCCATCTGCTCGTATCAACCGTGGTGATCTGATTGACCCCTACTATGGTAGTGGTAACGACGTATTCGACGACTTCCGCGCTGCACTCGCTATTCCGGCCACAGCTGGACTGAGCGTAAAAGGCGAATGGAATGCAGACTCCAGCGAAGTAACGGCGACAGCCACCATCGAACCGGTGATTGACGGCACCTACAAGATAGAGTATGTGCTCATTGCCGACGGTCTGACCGGTACCACACAGCCTTGGCGTCAGCACAACTATTATCATAGTGCATACGGCCAGTTTACCAGCCCCTCGCAGCTGCCTGCTGATCTGCAATTCCTGTTTAGCACGGGCCAAATCTATGACCAATCTTACGTGGCCTACTATCCTGTGTTCAACGACGTAGCTATTGCCAACGCTAAGAGCACTCAGACCACCGCTCCCGGTGAGCTGAAAGATGGCGAAAAAGTTACAAACAGCTACACACTGTCTATGCCTGTCGGCACAGCAAAGAAAGAATTGGTCAGTGCCATTGATAAGAAGAAAGTATTTGTCGTTGCCCTTCTCATCAATAGCGAAGGCAAGATAGCCAATGCTGCTAAGTCAACCATCGATGGTACAGATAATGCAGCAGGCATTGAGAATACTCTCGGTACCGCAACTTCTGGCAAACAGCAGCGCTATGCCCTCGACGGTCGTCAGCTCAATGCTGCCCAGCATGGTCTGAACATCATCCGCATGGCTGATGGATCGGTAAAGAAAGTGATGATCAAATAA
- the kduI gene encoding 5-dehydro-4-deoxy-D-glucuronate isomerase — translation MKTNYEIRYAAHPEDARKYDTTRLRRDFLIEQLFVPNEVQMVYSMYDRMVVGGAMPQGEELLLEAIDPLKAPFFTTRREVGIYNVGGPGCVHVGAGSNGEPEQLFELGFKEALYIGRGDRKVHFISKDQQNPAKFYFNSTPAHCAYPCKKVTKQDAVVAHMGALETSNERNINKMLVNQVLPTCQLQMGMTELATGSVWNTMPAHTHSRRMEAYFYFDIPDDQAICHFMGEPQETRHIWMRGNQAVLSPEWSIHSAAATHNYTFIWGMGGENLDYGDQDFTGPLR, via the coding sequence ATGAAAACTAACTACGAAATCCGCTATGCGGCTCATCCTGAAGATGCCCGTAAGTACGATACTACTCGCCTGCGCCGCGACTTTCTGATAGAGCAACTGTTTGTGCCCAACGAGGTGCAGATGGTTTATTCCATGTACGACCGCATGGTGGTAGGCGGTGCCATGCCCCAAGGCGAGGAATTGCTGCTCGAAGCCATCGACCCTTTGAAGGCTCCCTTCTTCACTACTCGTCGCGAGGTGGGTATCTACAATGTTGGCGGTCCTGGCTGTGTGCACGTAGGTGCCGGTAGCAATGGAGAGCCTGAACAGCTCTTTGAACTCGGTTTCAAGGAAGCGTTATACATAGGCAGAGGCGACCGCAAAGTGCATTTCATTTCCAAGGACCAGCAAAATCCTGCCAAGTTCTATTTCAACTCTACCCCCGCCCACTGTGCCTATCCCTGCAAAAAGGTAACCAAACAGGATGCCGTGGTAGCCCACATGGGTGCTTTGGAGACATCTAACGAGCGCAACATCAATAAAATGCTGGTCAATCAGGTGCTCCCTACCTGTCAGTTGCAGATGGGTATGACCGAACTGGCCACTGGCAGTGTGTGGAACACCATGCCTGCCCATACTCACTCCCGCCGCATGGAGGCTTATTTCTATTTCGACATTCCAGACGACCAGGCCATCTGTCATTTCATGGGCGAGCCTCAGGAAACCCGTCATATCTGGATGCGTGGCAATCAGGCTGTTCTCTCGCCTGAATGGAGCATCCACTCTGCCGCTGCCACCCACAACTACACCTTCATCTGGGGCATGGGAGGAGAGAATCTCGACTATGGAGATCAAGATTTCACAGGCCCCCTAAGATAG